Proteins co-encoded in one Syntrophales bacterium genomic window:
- the rfaD gene encoding ADP-glyceromanno-heptose 6-epimerase, producing MPAIEGIRMIVVTGGAGFIGSAVVWKLNTQGFDDIVIVDSLGMSEKWKNLVNRRFADYLDKEDFLELVLDDAVPFDVEAIVHMGACSSTTQQDADYLMENNYRYTAQLARWAVEKDIRFIYASSAATYGEGALGFSDDESVSTQLHPINMYGYSKQLFDLWALRNGLGNKITGIKFFNVFGPNEYHKGDMRSVIHKSFGQIRETGSVTLFKSHRPDFRDGEQKRDFVYVKDCADVIWWFLENRGVTGLFNLGTGHARTWNDLTRAVFTAMDVKPKIEYIEMPEDIRSHYQYFTEANMDKLKSTGCPVRPMSLEDAVSDYVQNYLAKGSKHL from the coding sequence ATGCCGGCGATAGAGGGGATTCGGATGATTGTAGTGACGGGGGGAGCGGGATTTATAGGCAGCGCGGTTGTATGGAAGCTGAATACACAGGGGTTTGATGATATTGTCATTGTTGACAGCCTCGGGATGTCCGAGAAGTGGAAGAACCTAGTCAACAGACGGTTTGCGGATTATCTGGACAAGGAGGATTTCCTTGAGCTGGTTCTCGATGATGCCGTGCCGTTCGATGTTGAGGCCATTGTTCACATGGGCGCGTGTTCCTCAACCACGCAGCAGGATGCGGATTACCTGATGGAGAACAATTATCGTTACACCGCCCAGCTTGCGAGATGGGCGGTCGAAAAGGATATACGCTTCATCTACGCGAGCAGTGCGGCTACCTATGGAGAAGGTGCTTTGGGATTTTCCGATGATGAGAGCGTAAGCACGCAGCTGCACCCCATCAATATGTATGGGTATTCCAAACAGTTGTTTGACCTGTGGGCCCTGAGGAATGGCCTGGGGAACAAGATTACGGGAATAAAATTTTTTAATGTCTTCGGGCCGAATGAATATCACAAGGGGGACATGCGGAGCGTTATTCACAAATCGTTCGGGCAGATTCGTGAAACGGGGAGCGTGACGCTCTTCAAATCTCATCGGCCTGATTTCCGGGACGGTGAGCAGAAGCGAGATTTTGTGTATGTAAAGGATTGTGCGGACGTGATCTGGTGGTTCCTGGAAAACAGGGGGGTGACAGGACTGTTCAATCTCGGTACGGGACACGCCCGGACGTGGAACGATCTGACACGGGCGGTATTCACCGCCATGGACGTGAAGCCCAAAATTGAATACATAGAGATGCCTGAAGATATCAGGTCGCACTATCAGTATTTTACTGAGGCAAACATGGATAAGCTTAAATCGACGGGGTGTCCTGTACGGCCCATGTCGCTCGAGGATGCCGTGTCGGATTATGTGCAAAATTATCTGGCAAAGGGGTCGAAACATTTATAG
- a CDS encoding RNA methyltransferase encodes MEKAKMENLTVVLNKPKHPGNIGSVARCAKNMGIRSIIVIDPLNADREKIEQLSTHFALDIVEKIQYFDRLDQALAPFQYVVGTTGRSGDTSLKRSMIYPRKMAEEIVGRSQNNKVALVFGPEDRGLTNRELTYCDLLVKIPTSDDLKSINLSHAVMIICYEIFTACSEETSVFTQKLATVAESEAMYDHLKEIFLRIGFIKTQNPDYWMTNVRRFFSRTTLLAKDVKIIRGICHQVDLYGRKKTP; translated from the coding sequence ATGGAAAAGGCAAAAATGGAGAATCTGACAGTAGTACTGAACAAGCCGAAACATCCGGGCAATATCGGGTCTGTTGCCCGGTGCGCTAAAAATATGGGGATACGCAGTATAATCGTCATCGATCCCCTGAATGCCGATAGGGAAAAAATCGAACAGTTGTCGACCCATTTTGCACTAGATATCGTTGAAAAAATACAATATTTTGACAGATTGGATCAGGCCCTTGCTCCCTTTCAGTATGTTGTGGGGACAACCGGACGATCGGGAGACACCAGCCTGAAAAGGTCGATGATATATCCACGGAAAATGGCGGAAGAGATCGTTGGTAGATCTCAGAACAACAAGGTGGCGCTGGTCTTTGGCCCCGAAGACCGGGGGCTTACCAACAGGGAGCTCACATACTGCGATCTGCTCGTAAAAATTCCCACGTCGGATGACTTGAAATCCATCAATCTTTCGCATGCGGTCATGATTATCTGCTATGAGATCTTTACCGCATGTTCCGAGGAAACATCCGTTTTCACCCAGAAACTGGCTACGGTGGCGGAGAGCGAGGCAATGTATGATCATCTGAAAGAGATCTTTCTGCGGATAGGCTTCATAAAGACGCAGAACCCGGATTACTGGATGACAAATGTGCGGCGATTCTTTTCGAGGACCACACTGCTTGCCAAGGATGTGAAAATAATACGGGGCATATGTCATCAAGTCGACCTGTATGGGAGAAAAAAGACCCCGTAA
- the rsmG gene encoding 16S rRNA (guanine(527)-N(7))-methyltransferase RsmG: protein MGSDGLQMKNTRDVLAGAAGEIGIPLSGHELDLLMEYSRELLFWNEKMSLVSLKSPLDIIKHLIDSLAPARLIKDGHSKLLDIGTGAGLPGIPLKITRESLRVTLLDSSRKKTSFLKSVIRKLGLRDISVVNDRAESLTLEKNYRGSFDIVISRAAFKIPYFLTVGEPFLSDGGILIAMKGKNADNELEEAAGAIRKTGLALTGSHEIELPITGESRKLLCFTKGLS, encoded by the coding sequence ATGGGATCTGATGGATTACAAATGAAAAACACACGTGATGTGCTCGCCGGGGCCGCTGGGGAGATTGGCATACCCCTCTCTGGTCACGAGCTAGACCTTCTCATGGAATATTCCCGGGAGCTGCTCTTCTGGAACGAAAAGATGTCGCTTGTCTCACTGAAATCCCCCCTTGATATAATCAAACACCTGATCGACTCTCTCGCCCCTGCACGTCTTATCAAAGACGGTCATTCAAAACTACTGGATATAGGGACAGGGGCCGGTCTGCCCGGAATTCCGCTCAAAATAACAAGGGAATCACTGCGCGTTACTCTCCTCGATTCATCCCGCAAAAAGACCTCTTTTCTCAAGAGCGTCATCCGCAAGCTCGGGCTGAGGGATATCTCGGTCGTAAACGACAGGGCAGAATCATTAACGCTTGAGAAAAACTACAGGGGTTCTTTTGATATCGTCATCTCCAGGGCGGCCTTCAAAATTCCCTATTTTCTCACCGTGGGCGAGCCTTTTCTGTCCGATGGCGGGATCCTCATCGCCATGAAGGGAAAAAACGCGGATAACGAGCTTGAAGAGGCGGCTGGGGCAATCAGAAAAACGGGCCTTGCGTTGACGGGGTCCCATGAGATAGAACTTCCCATAACGGGCGAATCAAGAAAACTCCTCTGTTTCACCAAGGGTCTGTCATAA
- a CDS encoding AAA family ATPase, giving the protein MSKIICIANQKGGVGKTTTAINLSASLAAAEKKTLLIDCDSQGNATSGVGIDPSTIHEKNLYYGLVQDAPFQEIVCKTDIKTLDIIPSNQNLIGVEIEFVSLKDREKRLKNFLKKIDTPYDFIIIDCPPSLGFLTVNALVASDSLIIPLQCEFFALEGLGQLLNSVKLVQARLNPSLSLAGILLTMFDQRNRLSHQVAEEARKFFGSTVFETVIPRNVRLSESPSHGLPIILYDIQSRGAVSYMQLAREIMANGRV; this is encoded by the coding sequence ATGAGTAAAATTATATGCATAGCCAACCAGAAGGGGGGCGTCGGGAAAACAACGACAGCCATTAATTTATCGGCTTCTCTGGCTGCTGCAGAAAAAAAAACCCTCCTGATAGATTGTGACTCTCAGGGAAACGCTACCAGTGGTGTGGGTATCGACCCATCCACGATACATGAAAAAAATCTCTACTACGGCTTGGTTCAAGATGCCCCATTTCAGGAAATTGTATGTAAGACAGATATCAAAACTCTTGACATTATCCCCTCTAACCAGAACCTTATAGGCGTTGAAATAGAATTCGTATCGCTCAAGGACAGAGAAAAAAGGCTGAAAAACTTTCTAAAAAAAATTGACACCCCTTATGACTTTATTATAATTGATTGTCCTCCGTCTCTTGGATTTTTGACCGTTAATGCCCTTGTAGCATCCGATTCGCTCATAATTCCATTGCAATGCGAATTCTTTGCACTGGAAGGCTTGGGGCAATTGCTTAACAGTGTTAAACTGGTACAGGCCCGGCTTAATCCATCTTTGTCACTGGCTGGTATATTACTGACCATGTTCGACCAGAGAAACCGGCTTTCCCACCAGGTAGCCGAAGAGGCCCGGAAGTTTTTTGGGTCTACCGTGTTTGAAACCGTCATACCAAGAAATGTCAGGCTTTCCGAAAGTCCCAGTCATGGATTGCCTATTATACTATACGATATCCAGTCCCGCGGCGCAGTTTCATATATGCAACTGGCACGGGAAATCATGGCAAATGGAAGGGTATAA
- a CDS encoding ParB/RepB/Spo0J family partition protein: MSKKNALGKGLGAIFPDLLEDPADKPHFAMCGIEELSPNRFQPRKVFDGHEQKKLSDSIKKNGLLQPILVRKSETDTGYEIIAGERRWRAAQAAGLRDVPILIRYKTQDLDVAQLSLIENIQREELNPLEESGAYHTLIEQFHLSQDEISSRVGKERSTIANALRLLNLPGEAKDALIKKEISAGHARAILSVDSQEGQIAALREIIRKKLSVREAEKLVKENPAQPKKKQEVKKDPDITALENKMSEQLMARTTIKQLSKGGLIEIRFLSADDLDRVSDVIMSGDNR; encoded by the coding sequence ATGTCTAAGAAAAACGCTTTAGGGAAGGGGCTCGGCGCCATATTCCCGGATCTTCTGGAAGATCCGGCCGATAAACCACATTTTGCCATGTGCGGAATTGAGGAATTATCACCGAACAGGTTCCAGCCCAGGAAGGTGTTTGATGGGCACGAACAAAAAAAGCTCTCAGATTCCATCAAAAAAAACGGTTTGCTGCAACCGATTCTTGTGAGAAAGTCCGAAACTGATACAGGTTATGAAATTATCGCCGGAGAACGCAGGTGGAGAGCAGCCCAGGCTGCAGGACTGCGAGATGTTCCCATCCTGATCAGGTACAAGACACAAGATCTGGACGTAGCACAGTTGTCTCTCATAGAAAATATCCAGCGCGAGGAGTTGAACCCCTTAGAAGAATCGGGGGCATACCACACCCTGATAGAACAATTTCACCTTTCTCAGGACGAAATATCGTCACGGGTAGGCAAAGAGCGATCAACTATAGCAAATGCCCTTCGCCTCCTGAATCTTCCTGGAGAAGCAAAGGACGCGCTGATAAAGAAAGAAATCTCTGCAGGACATGCGCGGGCTATTTTGTCTGTTGATTCACAGGAGGGGCAGATCGCCGCCCTGCGTGAGATCATCAGGAAAAAACTCAGTGTCAGAGAAGCTGAAAAGCTGGTTAAAGAAAACCCTGCCCAACCTAAAAAGAAACAAGAGGTAAAGAAAGACCCGGATATTACAGCCCTTGAAAATAAAATGTCTGAACAATTAATGGCGAGGACCACCATAAAACAACTGAGCAAGGGAGGCCTTATAGAAATACGGTTTCTATCAGCCGATGACCTGGACAGGGTATCGGATGTCATCATGAGCGGGGATAACCGGTAA
- the dnaA gene encoding chromosomal replication initiator protein DnaA, with amino-acid sequence MEAFWNEGVKIIKEKVSQQNFETWIKPIRVVSLEDNNVLLGVPNKFFKDWLVENYIDLIGSSLSNVSGIDVAIKFVVSKSEDSDTSRGMSVPRTVKSNPVRLHSSLNLKYTFERFVVGSSNQFAHAAALSVAEQPARNYNPLFVYGGVGLGKTHLINAIGAHTVSLYPKKNVLYVSAEEFMNELIYSIRYDKMSNFREKYRKIDSLLIDDIQFIAGKERTQEEFFHTFNTLHDSGKQIVVTSDKFPKEIQNLEGRLRSRFEWGLIADIQPPDIETRIAIIEKKAQENSLDISSEVTHYIASVADSNIRELEGILTRIAAYSSLTGKEIKIEIVRDVIKNLLKHAAKREVTIDEILKAVGKKFNIRVGDIRSPKKNKNLVLARQSVMYLARKLTNNSFPDIGEKVGGRDHSTVIYSNNKIKKMMEKDYEIRKIMEEIEMILHTSY; translated from the coding sequence TTGGAAGCATTCTGGAACGAAGGCGTTAAAATAATTAAAGAAAAGGTTAGCCAGCAAAACTTTGAAACCTGGATAAAACCTATACGGGTAGTTTCGCTGGAAGATAATAATGTGCTTCTAGGGGTGCCCAATAAGTTCTTTAAGGACTGGCTTGTTGAAAATTACATCGACCTGATCGGCAGCTCTCTTTCAAACGTGTCGGGTATCGATGTAGCGATAAAATTCGTTGTCAGTAAGTCGGAGGACAGTGATACATCACGTGGAATGAGTGTCCCAAGAACCGTTAAAAGCAACCCTGTTCGCCTGCACTCATCCCTTAATTTGAAATACACCTTCGAACGATTTGTTGTAGGGTCGTCCAATCAGTTTGCCCATGCCGCCGCGCTTTCAGTGGCGGAACAGCCCGCACGTAATTATAACCCTCTATTTGTTTACGGCGGGGTCGGTCTGGGAAAGACGCACCTTATAAACGCCATAGGTGCCCATACCGTTTCCCTCTACCCTAAAAAAAATGTTCTCTACGTGTCGGCAGAGGAATTTATGAATGAGCTTATATATTCTATCCGATACGATAAGATGTCGAATTTTAGGGAAAAATATAGAAAGATAGACTCACTTCTTATTGATGATATTCAGTTTATTGCGGGCAAGGAAAGAACCCAGGAAGAATTTTTTCACACCTTCAATACCCTTCACGATTCAGGGAAGCAGATTGTTGTGACAAGTGATAAATTTCCAAAGGAAATACAAAATCTTGAAGGTAGGCTTCGGTCACGGTTTGAGTGGGGTTTGATAGCAGACATTCAGCCTCCGGATATCGAAACGAGGATCGCAATTATCGAAAAGAAGGCACAGGAAAATAGTCTTGATATATCAAGCGAGGTCACCCATTATATAGCTTCTGTCGCAGATTCAAATATAAGGGAGTTGGAAGGGATCCTCACCAGGATAGCGGCATATTCCTCTCTGACGGGCAAGGAAATTAAGATAGAGATCGTACGGGATGTTATAAAGAACCTCCTGAAACACGCGGCAAAGAGGGAGGTTACTATAGATGAAATTTTAAAAGCAGTAGGGAAAAAATTTAATATTCGAGTAGGAGATATACGGTCTCCAAAAAAGAATAAAAATCTTGTGCTCGCACGCCAGAGCGTGATGTATTTGGCGAGAAAGCTGACCAATAACTCTTTTCCTGATATAGGAGAAAAGGTGGGAGGAAGGGATCATTCTACGGTTATTTACTCAAATAATAAGATTAAAAAAATGATGGAAAAGGATTATGAAATAAGAAAGATAATGGAAGAGATAGAGATGATTTTACACACCAGCTATTAA
- the dnaN gene encoding DNA polymerase III subunit beta, whose translation MEFSIKRDVFLEGLQKTLSIVEKRTTLPILNNILIRTQSERVRIAATDREVGLISYYAATIITPGEITVGARKLFEMVREIDGEIINFKVLENNWVTVTCGKIIYKIPGISAEDFPEVSDIENMESISIPCDVLKNVFEKTFFAISQDDMRPNLNGVFFEIIDGNIAVVATDGHRLSLVKMPLEGNDNLNIKGVIIPRKGVSEIRKLVEAGDDDVDMCVTDGVCVVKKQDTVLRVSLINSEYPDYRRVIPQEGGVEIQLDRDKILHSLKRMSVMSTEKFSGVKIEVYDQRMVLTSTNPDVGEAKDEIDVSYEGEKMEVGYSVRYLIDAMDPIDGDVVSFEIRSGDGPGVVRSAGSDAYMCVVMPIKLRTEKGLD comes from the coding sequence ATGGAATTTTCTATCAAGAGAGATGTTTTTTTAGAGGGCCTTCAAAAAACCTTAAGTATTGTAGAAAAAAGGACAACCCTCCCAATTCTTAATAATATTCTCATAAGAACACAATCTGAAAGGGTCAGGATAGCTGCTACCGATAGGGAAGTCGGTTTAATATCATACTATGCCGCTACGATTATCACTCCGGGAGAAATCACGGTTGGGGCTAGAAAACTTTTTGAGATGGTCCGGGAAATAGATGGGGAGATTATTAATTTTAAGGTTCTGGAAAATAACTGGGTAACTGTGACATGCGGGAAGATAATATATAAGATCCCTGGTATCTCTGCTGAAGATTTTCCGGAGGTTTCGGATATCGAAAATATGGAGTCTATCAGCATACCCTGTGATGTATTAAAAAATGTTTTTGAAAAGACGTTTTTTGCAATCTCTCAGGATGATATGAGGCCGAACCTGAATGGGGTCTTCTTTGAGATAATAGACGGAAATATTGCAGTGGTTGCCACTGATGGTCATAGATTATCTCTTGTGAAGATGCCTTTAGAGGGAAACGATAATCTGAATATAAAGGGTGTCATAATACCGCGCAAGGGAGTTTCTGAGATTAGAAAACTGGTTGAAGCGGGTGATGATGATGTTGATATGTGTGTGACGGACGGTGTCTGTGTGGTGAAGAAACAGGATACGGTCTTAAGGGTCAGTCTTATTAACTCAGAGTATCCTGATTACAGGCGAGTAATACCGCAAGAGGGGGGAGTGGAAATACAGCTAGATAGGGATAAGATACTTCACTCTCTCAAGAGGATGAGTGTCATGTCTACCGAGAAGTTCAGTGGCGTGAAGATAGAGGTGTATGATCAAAGAATGGTCTTAACCTCTACCAATCCGGACGTCGGTGAGGCAAAGGATGAAATAGATGTGTCCTATGAAGGGGAAAAGATGGAGGTGGGGTATAGCGTACGGTACCTCATAGATGCCATGGACCCCATTGATGGGGATGTCGTGTCTTTTGAAATAAGAAGTGGCGATGGTCCCGGTGTTGTCAGATCTGCCGGAAGCGATGCCTATATGTGTGTTGTGATGCCTATAAAACTAAGAACTGAGAAAGGATTGGATTAA